A genomic segment from Necator americanus strain Aroian chromosome III, whole genome shotgun sequence encodes:
- a CDS encoding hypothetical protein (NECATOR_CHRIII.G11787.T1) — MNELTISNDQIHAEIVSVLIYSCGEGKHQRKRLFVAVKMNNNEWTGNPVLIIHGAFRRDEVDPTKSQYNEGEPKPNKSSIRPEGFMYGLTPLTAQGCRLFACVEQHAHRI; from the coding sequence ATGAATGAGCTTACAATTAGCAATGACCAAATTCATGCGGAAATTGTCAGTGTACTCATATATTCTTGTGGAGAAGGGAAGCATCAAAGAAAACGTTTGTTTGTGGCGGTGAAgatgaataataatgaatgGACTGGAAATCCGGTTCTGATCATTCATGGTGCCTTTCGAAGAGATGAAGTCGATCCAACCAAAAGCCAGTATAATGAAGGAGAGCCGAAACCGAACAAATCATCCATACGTCCTGAAGGTTTCATGTATGGACTTACTCCGTTAACAGCTCAGGGATGTCGGCTATTCGCATGCGTGGAACAACACGCACATCGAATTTAA
- a CDS encoding hypothetical protein (NECATOR_CHRIII.G11788.T1) produces MLSELQLFLLPCLLMSSPTLEVLDYEMLSQNISSILLDSSLNNTDIDYQYNIFDNYFPLLLMLISLPRNETESLEKYMKQRTYAELKRMIDEKQKVSDISELLTELEQNNTDLSEFISVVDNQKYVDLIEAYHNASIYNAIRGVWSSQLNPLLPAIDQLAILEYFAERKSSEHFRMSFWARLWAAIRAWLSGKQEFVECNADEPRCMRRIVEKLPLEARVELDRAAETEDTATVENIITEELTNQPQSARMEYEQWKNANLPPQPLIDIIADKTEVEERALERLRAYDLLNSLKDYYRAMIESRSQAEQEEIRRFFQRMNDTFARCFNPIKDRYEYRY; encoded by the exons ATGCTGAGCGAACTACAGCTCTTCCTATTACCGTGTTTATTGATGTCATCGCCAACGCTGGAGGTGTTGGACTATGAGATGCTTTCACAGAACATCTCCAGTATTCTCTTGGACTCATCTCTCAACAACACTGACATCGACTATCAGTACAACATATTCGACAACTACTTTCCACTACTTCTTATGCTCATTTCGTTGCCGAGAAATGAAACCGAAAGCTTGGAGAAGTACATGAAACAACGCACCTATGCGGAGCTAAAGAGGATGATCGACGAAAAACAGAAG GTCAGCGACATCAGTGAATTGTTGACGGAATTGGAACAAAACAACACCGATTTATCTGAGTTCATCTCCGTTGTCGACAACCAAAAGTATGTAGACCTCATCGAAGCCTATCAT AATGCATCCATATACAATGCAATACGGGGAGTGTGGAGTTCACAACTGAACCCACTGTTACCTGCAATTGACCAGCTGGCTATATTGGAATATTTTGCTGAACG GAAATCAAGCGAGCATTTCCGTATGTCGTTTTGGGCCCGGTTATGGGCCGCAATAAGAGCATGGCTTAGCGGAAAGCAAGAATTCGTCG AGTGTAACGCCGATGAGCCTCGATGTATGCGTCGAATTGTTGAGAAACTTCCACTGGAAGCCAGGGTAGAATTGGATCGAGCGGCAGAGACTGAAGACACTGCCACAGTTGAGAATATAATCACAGAAGAG TTGACCAATCAACCTCAATCAGCACGGATGGAGTACGAGCAATGGAAAAATGCTAATCTACCACCACAACCATTAATAGATATAATTGCAGATAAAACGGAAGTCGAAGAGAG AGCGCTCGAACGATTACGAGCGTACGACCTGCTGAACTCTCTAAAGGACTACTACAGAGCAATGATCGAAAGCAGAAGCCAAGCAGAGCAAGAG GAAATTCGACGATTCTTCCAGCGTATGAACGACACGTTTGCTCGCTGTTTCAACCCGATCAAAGACCGTTACGAGTATCGTTACTAA